A window of the Ostrea edulis chromosome 1, xbOstEdul1.1, whole genome shotgun sequence genome harbors these coding sequences:
- the LOC125652789 gene encoding uncharacterized protein LOC125652789 isoform X1, translating into MDFRVSSLSVVLFVMCRIGICLANLIQGEATCSTNIPNGILERNCTGHVGSYCQVVCNRGFRVRDGVLGIYCNKERRWSVKETGICQNVDGTFSENSSLNTEAGLVGAVAGFLTVCLIYIAVMMVKQKIKKLNDSDDFSLRTRRESVQRNDYLETVSFISPTINQPTSTCASEVGDNRPAAKPIDDLKKPGRVVQSSHEKKKHMYHNVFWKSSAYENV; encoded by the exons ATGGACTTCCGTGTTTCCTCTCTTTCGGTTGTTTTATTTGTTATGTGTAGAATTGGAATTTGTCTTGCAAATCTAATACAag GGGAAGCGACATGTTCGACCAACATCCCGAACGGAATTCTAGAGAGAAACTGTACAGGGCACGTGGGGTCCTACTGCCAGGTCGTCTGTAACAGAGGTTTCCGAGTGCGTGATGGTGTGCTGGGTATATACTGCAATAAAGAGAGGAGGTGGTCTGTTAAAGAAACGGGGATTTGTCAAAACGTTGACG GGACCTTCTCGGAGAATTCGTCGCTAAATACAGAGGCTGGGTTAGTTGGAGCTGTCGCCGGGTTTCTGACTGTGTGCCTCATTTACATAGCCGTCATGATGGTCAAACAGAAAATCAA GAAATTAAATGACAGTGATGACTTTTCTTTACGAACACGTCGAGAAAGCGTACAGCGGAATGACTACTTAGAAACAGTGTCCTTTATATCGCCCACTATTAACCAACCTACAAGTACGTGTGCAAGTGAAGTGGGAGATAACCGACCAGCGGCCAAACCAATAGATGACCTGAAAAAACCAGGAAGAGTCGTACAGTCTAGCCACGAAAAAAAGAAACATATGTATCATAACGTGTTTTGGAAAAGCTCAGCTTATGAAAATGTGTga
- the LOC125652789 gene encoding uncharacterized protein LOC125652789 isoform X2: MQYYRVILPSHRDTRVLKKNAREATCSTNIPNGILERNCTGHVGSYCQVVCNRGFRVRDGVLGIYCNKERRWSVKETGICQNVDGTFSENSSLNTEAGLVGAVAGFLTVCLIYIAVMMVKQKIKKLNDSDDFSLRTRRESVQRNDYLETVSFISPTINQPTSTCASEVGDNRPAAKPIDDLKKPGRVVQSSHEKKKHMYHNVFWKSSAYENV, encoded by the exons ATGCAATACTATAGAGTGATATTGCCAAGTCATCGTGATACCAGAGTCCTGAAGAAAAATGCCA GGGAAGCGACATGTTCGACCAACATCCCGAACGGAATTCTAGAGAGAAACTGTACAGGGCACGTGGGGTCCTACTGCCAGGTCGTCTGTAACAGAGGTTTCCGAGTGCGTGATGGTGTGCTGGGTATATACTGCAATAAAGAGAGGAGGTGGTCTGTTAAAGAAACGGGGATTTGTCAAAACGTTGACG GGACCTTCTCGGAGAATTCGTCGCTAAATACAGAGGCTGGGTTAGTTGGAGCTGTCGCCGGGTTTCTGACTGTGTGCCTCATTTACATAGCCGTCATGATGGTCAAACAGAAAATCAA GAAATTAAATGACAGTGATGACTTTTCTTTACGAACACGTCGAGAAAGCGTACAGCGGAATGACTACTTAGAAACAGTGTCCTTTATATCGCCCACTATTAACCAACCTACAAGTACGTGTGCAAGTGAAGTGGGAGATAACCGACCAGCGGCCAAACCAATAGATGACCTGAAAAAACCAGGAAGAGTCGTACAGTCTAGCCACGAAAAAAAGAAACATATGTATCATAACGTGTTTTGGAAAAGCTCAGCTTATGAAAATGTGTga
- the LOC125652789 gene encoding uncharacterized protein LOC125652789 isoform X4 translates to MHGEATCSTNIPNGILERNCTGHVGSYCQVVCNRGFRVRDGVLGIYCNKERRWSVKETGICQNVDGTFSENSSLNTEAGLVGAVAGFLTVCLIYIAVMMVKQKIKKLNDSDDFSLRTRRESVQRNDYLETVSFISPTINQPTSTCASEVGDNRPAAKPIDDLKKPGRVVQSSHEKKKHMYHNVFWKSSAYENV, encoded by the exons atgCATG GGGAAGCGACATGTTCGACCAACATCCCGAACGGAATTCTAGAGAGAAACTGTACAGGGCACGTGGGGTCCTACTGCCAGGTCGTCTGTAACAGAGGTTTCCGAGTGCGTGATGGTGTGCTGGGTATATACTGCAATAAAGAGAGGAGGTGGTCTGTTAAAGAAACGGGGATTTGTCAAAACGTTGACG GGACCTTCTCGGAGAATTCGTCGCTAAATACAGAGGCTGGGTTAGTTGGAGCTGTCGCCGGGTTTCTGACTGTGTGCCTCATTTACATAGCCGTCATGATGGTCAAACAGAAAATCAA GAAATTAAATGACAGTGATGACTTTTCTTTACGAACACGTCGAGAAAGCGTACAGCGGAATGACTACTTAGAAACAGTGTCCTTTATATCGCCCACTATTAACCAACCTACAAGTACGTGTGCAAGTGAAGTGGGAGATAACCGACCAGCGGCCAAACCAATAGATGACCTGAAAAAACCAGGAAGAGTCGTACAGTCTAGCCACGAAAAAAAGAAACATATGTATCATAACGTGTTTTGGAAAAGCTCAGCTTATGAAAATGTGTga
- the LOC125652789 gene encoding uncharacterized protein LOC125652789 isoform X3 encodes MHTWEATCSTNIPNGILERNCTGHVGSYCQVVCNRGFRVRDGVLGIYCNKERRWSVKETGICQNVDGTFSENSSLNTEAGLVGAVAGFLTVCLIYIAVMMVKQKIKKLNDSDDFSLRTRRESVQRNDYLETVSFISPTINQPTSTCASEVGDNRPAAKPIDDLKKPGRVVQSSHEKKKHMYHNVFWKSSAYENV; translated from the exons atgcatacat GGGAAGCGACATGTTCGACCAACATCCCGAACGGAATTCTAGAGAGAAACTGTACAGGGCACGTGGGGTCCTACTGCCAGGTCGTCTGTAACAGAGGTTTCCGAGTGCGTGATGGTGTGCTGGGTATATACTGCAATAAAGAGAGGAGGTGGTCTGTTAAAGAAACGGGGATTTGTCAAAACGTTGACG GGACCTTCTCGGAGAATTCGTCGCTAAATACAGAGGCTGGGTTAGTTGGAGCTGTCGCCGGGTTTCTGACTGTGTGCCTCATTTACATAGCCGTCATGATGGTCAAACAGAAAATCAA GAAATTAAATGACAGTGATGACTTTTCTTTACGAACACGTCGAGAAAGCGTACAGCGGAATGACTACTTAGAAACAGTGTCCTTTATATCGCCCACTATTAACCAACCTACAAGTACGTGTGCAAGTGAAGTGGGAGATAACCGACCAGCGGCCAAACCAATAGATGACCTGAAAAAACCAGGAAGAGTCGTACAGTCTAGCCACGAAAAAAAGAAACATATGTATCATAACGTGTTTTGGAAAAGCTCAGCTTATGAAAATGTGTga